The Solibacillus sp. FSL R7-0668 genome includes the window GTTTGTACATGCTGAATAAAGTCATCGGTATGATAGCCACTTTTCGTTTCATTTAAGGCTACGATAAATTCGTCGCCACCAAGACGTGCTGCAATACCGAAGTCTTCTACAAGCTCCATAAGCACCGTGCCTAGCATCATAATGGATTGGTCTCCAGCCTCATGTCCACGGAAGTCATTGAGCATTTTTAAATTATTAATATCCATTAAGTAAATGGCGATGACATCTTCCTCGATATATGCATTAGCTAAAATATTTTGTAGCTCCTCGAAAAAATAACGTCGATTCGGTAATTTTGTCAGTGGATCATGATAGGCTAAAAATTTGATTTCGCGTTGCTGTTCCTTAATGGCTGTAATATCCCGTATGAGAAGAATGATATGTTGTTCAAACTCAATTATTACTTGGTCAATATTTAGAAGTAAATCATATTCAACTTCATCAAACTTTAATACGAATTCGAAATCACGTATAGACTCAGCATTACGTATCTTTTTTTGAATGGTTGGTGCTAATAAAGTATATACATCCTTAAGTTGGATATGATGTTGTTCAATAAATTTTTGTGTAACTGGATTAATTTCACGAACTTTTAACTTTGAATCTAATAAAATAATAGCATCGGGATTCATGAAAAATAATTTTTCATAGCGCTTATCGAAATTATGCAGATAATCGGATTTCTTCATAATTTGACGGAGCATAAAGCAAAAGATAATACCTACATATAAGTATGGATAAGGCGGTATAAAATCAGGAAACTTAATGAAGCCAAATACAACATCTAAAATCGCTAGTATAATAAACATCTTTATTAAGGTTTTATAGAGCGATTGCTGTTCCGCAGAGCCTTTATTGCGCATGATAAATAAAGGAATTAAGGAAATGAATATAGTAACAATGCTTCCTATTAAAGTGAAATAATAGTTGGCATTATAAATAGGTGCATTCCAAATCCCTACTTTTTCAAAAGACTGCGTAGAAAGTAATTGGGCGCCGGAAAGTAGATTAAAGACGACCAAAATTAAAGGTGCATAAAAGATAGATGGATTTAACCATTTAGGTAATTTTTCAGTTAGTTTTGAAATATACATAACATAATGTATGGTGAAGCTTAGTGTGAGCAACCCCATAGAACTAAACCAAGCAGAGGAAAGAAGCGGACTGTATTCAATACTGGCTAAATTTCGAACAAGCTCCTCTAAAAACATGAAAAGATATGTAAAGGATAGACAAGCGATTAGAATATGCTCTTTATTGCGATGATTTCTTAAAAGTATATCCGTGCCCATGATAAGTAAGAATGCAATGGGAATAACGTAGGTTGCGATGATAATTAGTAAGTGTTCAAGTGGCATAGAGAGCTCCTTTAGTATTTTGAGTACTATTTTACAATTAGTGTAACACAGACATATTCAAAGTATGTTAAAAAATATTGCAAAATAAAAAAATAGTGATATAATTGTCTAGGTATGTATCGTGCACATATATAGCTGACCTCAAACATTGCTTAGCAGTGATATATTCGGGCTATGTAAGGTGCAGTACGAAAATACTCTGTTCCAGATGGTTCAGGGCGAGAGGAGAAAACGAATATGAAACAAGGTATCCACCCAGATTACAAAACTGCAACAGTAACTTGCTCTTGCGGTAACACATTTGAAACTGGTTCAGTAAAAGAAAAGATCGTTGTCGAGTTCTGTAACGAATGTCACCCATTCTACACAGGTCGTCAAAAGTTCGCTTCTGCTGACGGTCGTGTTGATAAATTCAACAAAAAATACGGTATCAAGTAATATCGTCGCCCATTTCCACATTTGTGGAGGTGGGTTTTTTCATGTTCCACGAAATGATACTTATTAGAATAAAAAGGTAGGATATTAGAACGAAGGCGACCCTTATTAGAAGAAAATGAGAAGATATTAGAATTCATACCGACAAATTATACATATTCAAAGGCAACATACTAAATTATTTAAAAAGTATGCATGATTCACAATAGACGAATGAATGAAAACTAGCTAAGATAAAAGAAGTGAAAAAGTTGACCTTGAGATTCATGCTCAAGGTTTTTTCTTGATGGAATGGGAGCAATAATCAAGAGGCAATGTACGAAATGGGGTATTAAAAGTGGCACAATTATTTTATAAGCACGGCGCAATGAATAGCGGAAAGTCGATTGAAATTTTAAAAGTCGCACACAATTATGAAGAGCAACAAAAAGCGGTCTTAATTTTTACATCAGGGATTGATACACGGGATGAAGTGGGGACAGTTTCGAGTCGTATCGGATTACGTCGACCAGCCATTGCGGTATTTGAAGATACCAATTTATATGACATTGTAAAGCAGCATGACGAAAAATTATACTGTGTGTTAGTCGATGAAGTGCAGTTTTTAACAAAGGAGCATGTCCTGCAATTAACGCAAATTGTGGATGAGTTAAATATTCCAGTAATGGGCTTTGGCTTAAAAAACGATTTCCAAAACGAACTTTTTGAAGGCAGCCGCTATATGATGATTTATGCGGACAAAATTGAGGAAATGAAAACGATTTGCTGGTTCTGCCACAAAAAAGCGACGATGAACTTACGTGTCGATGAAAACAAAAAACCGGTCCGTACAGGTGACCAAATTCAAATTGGGGGGAATGATCGTTATTACCCGGTATGCCGTCAATGTCATACAAACCCACCCTTATAAAATCTAAAGAAATATAAGTAGCAACAAGGCTAAAATTTCTTTATACTAGTATAGGTACATTTTACAAAGAGTTAAGTGGAAAATTGATTTTATATAAAGAAAAATATCTCTAGAGGTGAAAATAGATGTTTGATCGTTTACAGGCGGTTGAAGACCGTTACGAAAGATTAAATGAATTACTAAGTGACCCGGATGTCGTTAGTGATTCGAATAAATTACGTGAGTATTCTAAGGAACAATCGGATATTCAAGAAATGGTAGATGTATACCGCGAATACAAATCGGTAAAAGAACAGTTAGCGGATACGCGCGAGCTAATGGATATGGAAAAAGATGCAGAAATGCTAGACATGATGAAGGAAGAGTTTAACGATTTAAACAAGCAAATTCCAGAGTTAGAGGACCGTCTACGTATTTTATTAATTCCCAAAGACCCGAATGATTCGAAAAACGTAATTATGGAGGTTCGTGGTGCAGCAGGTGGTGACGAAGCGAATATTTTCGCGGGCGATTTATTCCGTATGTATACACGCTATGCAGAAGCACAAGGCTGGAAAATTGATGTCATGGAAGCGACGCCAAACCCAGCTGGCGGCTACAAAGAGGTTATCTTTATGATTAACGGACAAGGTGCTTATTCGAAATTCAAATATGAAAATGGCGCGCACCGTGTACAACGTGTGCCAGCTACAGAGTCACAAGGCCGTATTCACACGTCTACAGCGACAGTAGCATGTTTACCAGAGGTGCATGTGGAAGAAGTAGAAATCCATGAAAAAGATATTCGCGTAGACACATTTGCATCATCTGGTGCAGGTGGGCAGTCAGTAAATACAACGATGTCAGCCGTACGTATGACCCACTTACCAACAGGGGTTGTCGTGTCGATGCAAGATGAGCGTTCACAAATTAAAAACCGTGAAAAAGCAATGAAAATTTTAGTAGCGCGTGTAGCAGACTTACATCGTGCTGAGGCGCAAGCAGAAATCGATTCTACGCGTAAGTCAGCAGTCGGAACAGGCGACCGTTCTGAGCGTATCCGTACTTACAACTATCCACAAAACCGTGTAACTGATCACCGAATTGGTTTAACGATTCAAAAATTAGACCAAATTGTTGAAGGTAAGCTGGATGAGATTATCGATGCACTTATTTTAGATGAGCAAGCAACACGCTTAGCGAACTTAAACGAAAATGCATAAAACAATTTTTGAGGCCCTTCATTGGGCTTCTTCTTATTTAGAAGCCAATGGTCGCGAAGGTAATGCTGCAAGATTGCTTTTACAGCATGTAGTGCAAACGAATTATTCTGGCCTCATGATGAAAATGCATGATGCCATTTCAGAAGCGCAAGTGCAACAATTTACGAATGCTATCGAAGCACATGTCAAGGGACGCCCTGTACAGTATATTACCGGTGTTGAGGAATTTTATGGGCGCATATTCGAGGTAGATGAATCGGTATTAATTCCCCGACCTGAAACAGAGGAATTAATTGTTGGCACAATCGAACGTATGCGAAAATTATTCCATACGCAAAAGTTAACGCTAGCTGATATTGGGACAGGTAGTGGTGCAATAGCTATTACAATGAAAAAAGAATGGCCAGATTTAGACGTTACCGCTACGGATCTTTCAACTGCCGCATTAAATACGGCGCGAAAAAATGCGGAGAACCTACAGGCCGAGCTTATATTTGCTGAAGGCGATTTAACAGCGCCAATCGCCCATCAAAAATGGGATGTTGTGTTATCCAACCCGCCGTATATCGCGTTTGATGATATGCCGTCCATGTCTGATGTGGTAGTGGAGCATGAGCCGCATAGCGCGTTGTTTGCGGAAGAGGATGGGCTTATTTTATATCGAAAATTGGCTGAGCAATTACCCCCGCTTATGAATACACCGGGTCTGATTGGTTTAGAAATCGGATATACACAGGGAGAGACCGTCGCCAATTACTTCCGTGAGCATTTCCCACAAGCAAAGGTTTCAATTGTAAAAGATATTAATGGCAAAGATCGTATAATATTTTGTGAAATAATTGAATAAAGTCTTCTATTCTTGCAAACAATGTGTTGCAAGGGGGAGAGAATATGTTACATGATTACGAGATTATAAAAAAGACACAATGGTGGATTGCTAGCTTGAAGTTGCTCACAATGACCTTTATTTTATATAGTGCATTTATTATCATTCCAACAATGGTAGATAATGTGCAGGCTGAACGGGAGCAGCTAAATAGTGAAATGAAGGTGCGCGTGATTGCTAATAGTTCATCAGAGTCGGATCAGCTTATTAAAATGCAGGTTGTGGATAATCTTCAATATTTACTGGAACGTTCAGGTGAGACAACTGTGGATAACAAAGTGATGGAGAGAATTGTTCAAGAAATCCAAAAAAATTACCCACAATTACAATTACGCTATGAAATTGGGGATAACTTAGTGCCACCAAAATGGCAATTCGGTGCGTTTTATCCACAGAACCATTATTATTCGGTGAACGTGATTATCGGACAAGGGCGCGGTGAAAATTGGTTTTGTGCCGTATTTCCAACGCTTTGCACACCGAAAGAGCAGGCTAAAAGTGAACGACCGTCATTTTATTTGAACGAATGGTGGCATAAAAAGAATAATAAAAAGAATCCACAAATTTCAGAAAATTACCCACAAAAAATGTGAATAGTTAATAATTTGTGGATAGATCATAGAAAAGTTTTAGAAAGGAGCACAAAAAATGGAGACCTTATTATTAACTGTGGATGAATTTGTGGATAATTCAGAAAATTATACACAGGCCGTAAATTGGTTCAACAGCGGGGAAGTGGTAGCTTTTCCTACTGAAACGGTTTATGGCTTAGGCGCAGTAGCAACGGACGAGCAGGCAGTAAAAAAAATATTTGCTGCGAAAGGTCGTCCTTCAGATAATCCACTAATTGTCCACATCGGAACAATGGAAGAAGTAGCGCGCTATGTTGTGGATATCCCGGAAATAGCAAAGAAATGTATGGAAGCATTTTGGCCGGGCCCGTTAACATTAGTGATGAAGGTAAAGCCAAATGTATTGGCAGCAAGTGTGACGCCGGGTATGCAAACGGTAGGGCTTCGAATGCCGAATCATCCTGTCGCACTTCGATTATTACAAACATT containing:
- a CDS encoding sensor domain-containing diguanylate cyclase; this translates as MPLEHLLIIIATYVIPIAFLLIMGTDILLRNHRNKEHILIACLSFTYLFMFLEELVRNLASIEYSPLLSSAWFSSMGLLTLSFTIHYVMYISKLTEKLPKWLNPSIFYAPLILVVFNLLSGAQLLSTQSFEKVGIWNAPIYNANYYFTLIGSIVTIFISLIPLFIMRNKGSAEQQSLYKTLIKMFIILAILDVVFGFIKFPDFIPPYPYLYVGIIFCFMLRQIMKKSDYLHNFDKRYEKLFFMNPDAIILLDSKLKVREINPVTQKFIEQHHIQLKDVYTLLAPTIQKKIRNAESIRDFEFVLKFDEVEYDLLLNIDQVIIEFEQHIILLIRDITAIKEQQREIKFLAYHDPLTKLPNRRYFFEELQNILANAYIEEDVIAIYLMDINNLKMLNDFRGHEAGDQSIMMLGTVLMELVEDFGIAARLGGDEFIVALNETKSGYHTDDFIQHVQTAFHEQVACFDNIPVGTSIGYSCYPSDSTSIDTLVSLADQSMYEMKKLKKVHYR
- the rpmE gene encoding 50S ribosomal protein L31, with product MKQGIHPDYKTATVTCSCGNTFETGSVKEKIVVEFCNECHPFYTGRQKFASADGRVDKFNKKYGIK
- a CDS encoding thymidine kinase — its product is MAQLFYKHGAMNSGKSIEILKVAHNYEEQQKAVLIFTSGIDTRDEVGTVSSRIGLRRPAIAVFEDTNLYDIVKQHDEKLYCVLVDEVQFLTKEHVLQLTQIVDELNIPVMGFGLKNDFQNELFEGSRYMMIYADKIEEMKTICWFCHKKATMNLRVDENKKPVRTGDQIQIGGNDRYYPVCRQCHTNPPL
- the prfA gene encoding peptide chain release factor 1 — encoded protein: MFDRLQAVEDRYERLNELLSDPDVVSDSNKLREYSKEQSDIQEMVDVYREYKSVKEQLADTRELMDMEKDAEMLDMMKEEFNDLNKQIPELEDRLRILLIPKDPNDSKNVIMEVRGAAGGDEANIFAGDLFRMYTRYAEAQGWKIDVMEATPNPAGGYKEVIFMINGQGAYSKFKYENGAHRVQRVPATESQGRIHTSTATVACLPEVHVEEVEIHEKDIRVDTFASSGAGGQSVNTTMSAVRMTHLPTGVVVSMQDERSQIKNREKAMKILVARVADLHRAEAQAEIDSTRKSAVGTGDRSERIRTYNYPQNRVTDHRIGLTIQKLDQIVEGKLDEIIDALILDEQATRLANLNENA
- the prmC gene encoding peptide chain release factor N(5)-glutamine methyltransferase — encoded protein: MHKTIFEALHWASSYLEANGREGNAARLLLQHVVQTNYSGLMMKMHDAISEAQVQQFTNAIEAHVKGRPVQYITGVEEFYGRIFEVDESVLIPRPETEELIVGTIERMRKLFHTQKLTLADIGTGSGAIAITMKKEWPDLDVTATDLSTAALNTARKNAENLQAELIFAEGDLTAPIAHQKWDVVLSNPPYIAFDDMPSMSDVVVEHEPHSALFAEEDGLILYRKLAEQLPPLMNTPGLIGLEIGYTQGETVANYFREHFPQAKVSIVKDINGKDRIIFCEIIE
- a CDS encoding stage II sporulation protein R; translated protein: MLHDYEIIKKTQWWIASLKLLTMTFILYSAFIIIPTMVDNVQAEREQLNSEMKVRVIANSSSESDQLIKMQVVDNLQYLLERSGETTVDNKVMERIVQEIQKNYPQLQLRYEIGDNLVPPKWQFGAFYPQNHYYSVNVIIGQGRGENWFCAVFPTLCTPKEQAKSERPSFYLNEWWHKKNNKKNPQISENYPQKM